The genomic stretch gagctgcccctgccctgctgcgTCCCGCTTGCCTTGTCACTGCTCTTCTTGGAGGCCTCACCCAGGTCCAGAGCTGCTGGTCCTCAGCGCCGGCAGCACCCTGTCCGCGCCCTGCTCTCCCCCAGGGTGACTGTTGACCTCCCATGCGGGGATGGGGCTCGTGCCTTCTCTTGTTCCCGCTGCAGGAGCTCTCGGGCTAGGAAGAAACACAAGGTTGGAAAGGGCTCATTTCTCGTGCCAGGGGCTGGGATGCAGTGGCTGTCCTGTCCCACCCCAGGGGAGCCACTGGTGACCGCCACTGTTGTCCCATGGTAACTACGTTAGCTCTCTCCTGAACAGCTATGCTGGGGACACCATTACACACAGAGTGGATACTAAAGCAAAAGAGAATTGTGGTTTTGGGAAATGACATGAAATCCATCTCAGATGTTGGAGCATCCTGGGATGGATCTGTTCATCCTTCTGTCCAGAGGTGTGACACTTTTCACTGAAACCAtgggctgctgtggctgtgacCATTGCAGTTGCTGGATGTGGCACAAGCTGGACCAGCCAGGAAGAAGATCTTGGTGCCAAACACAGGCAATGAAATGGGTCAGCTTTGCAGGGGGGAGGATATTTGCAGCGTTGAAGCAGAAGTTTGGGACCCGtgcacacagctctgctctcatcTGAAGCCACGACACTACTCACCTATGGCCATAAAGATATCATTTACTTGGTAGTTGGATTTTGCAGATGTCTCCATGAACAGGAGGCCTCTGGTCCTTGCAAACTCTTCCCCCTCCTAGGTGGAGACAAGCAGTTATTCCCTCAGCCGCTTGTTCAGTTACAGTGGCAGTTCATGGAAGGTCAGGAATTGCACAGGGACTTTGGAGGTGTCTGAAAGCCTCGTAGATTCTTAGTTTTGCTAGGACATATCCCAGTGCTTGCTGGTGAGGGGTGAAGAGCAGGTGTGGGAGCTCACCCCAAGCACTCACCTCGGTAGCGACTTCTCGCTCAGCAGCAAGATCCACCTTGTTGCCTACCAAAGCAATGACAATTTCATCAGGAAGGAATTCCTTCTCCAGGTCCTTCAGCCACAGCTTTGCTCTGTTGAGTGTTTCCTGGAGAG from Lathamus discolor isolate bLatDis1 chromosome 3, bLatDis1.hap1, whole genome shotgun sequence encodes the following:
- the RAB17 gene encoding ras-related protein Rab-17 isoform X1, which produces MGKTLFQGMAQEESLGTSPGGIHPTYPYKVVLLGSTSVGKSSLAYRYVKNDFKESLPTVGCSFLTQMLNMEVATVKLEIWDTAGQEKYHSVCHLYYRGAHAALLVYDITNKETLNRAKLWLKDLEKEFLPDEIVIALVGNKVDLAAEREVATEEGEEFARTRGLLFMETSAKSNYQVNDIFMAIARELLQREQEKARAPSPHGRSTVTLGESRARTGCCRR
- the RAB17 gene encoding ras-related protein Rab-17 isoform X2, which translates into the protein MAQEESLGTSPGGIHPTYPYKVVLLGSTSVGKSSLAYRYVKNDFKESLPTVGCSFLTQMLNMEVATVKLEIWDTAGQEKYHSVCHLYYRGAHAALLVYDITNKETLNRAKLWLKDLEKEFLPDEIVIALVGNKVDLAAEREVATEEGEEFARTRGLLFMETSAKSNYQVNDIFMAIARELLQREQEKARAPSPHGRSTVTLGESRARTGCCRR